GGGGGAGATCATTATCGGTTCGATCCTTACCCAGAATACGAGTTGGAAGAACGCCGAATACGCCATAGACAATTTAATCGCACTCAACTGTTTGACGCTCCGGGCGATCGCCGATTGCCCGGTCCCGGTGTTGGCGGAAATGATAAGATCGAGCGGTTATTATAACCAGAAAGCGATAAAACTAAAAAGAACCGCCGAATATATGCTGGAATTAAAACGGCGGCAGGATTGCGTAGTGCCAAAAAGGGAGGAACTGCTCGGTCTCTGGGGGATCGGATATGAAACGGCCGATACGATTCTTCTCTATGCGTACAGGCGGCCGTGGTTCGTCGTCGACGCCTATACGAAACGTATACTCCTCCGGCTCGGTCTGATTTCGGAAGCCGCGGCCTACACGGATATTCAGGAATTATTCCATAGCCAGGTTGAAATGAATGTCGATGTTTACAACGAATATCACGCCCTCATTGTCCGTCACGCAAAACACCATTGTATGAAGAAACCGCGCTGCGGAGCATGCCCATTGCACGGACTGTGTGATATGAAAAAAGAGTAATATAAGCTACATCAACAACAGCCTTTATTGATTGAGCGGTATCGCTTCCCCGATTTAAACCCTTGACATTTTGCATTTTTCCCTCAATACTACGCTCAAGAACAGACGGGAGAAACAGTGTCAATCTCGAAGTGCCGGATTTCCGTTCGACGGCCGTAAGGGAAGTCTCCGAATGAAGAGGGATTGGATTGGATATAAAATCTGAGTATATCGATTATTTTGATGTCGAAAAGAACCTCCAGATTGCCGTTGACGACGGAAAAGTGATCCGTGTGATATCGTATGCAATGTCTTCGGATGTCGAGAATACACTCGATAAAATCATCACCCGGATACTTGAAAAGTACGATCGTATGGATTTAAAGAGCCTGGTTTATACCTGTACGAAGGAATTGGCGATCAATGGAACAAAGGCGAATCTGAAACGGATATTTTTTGAAGAGAAGGGACTGGACCTCGAGATCCAGTCGGATTACGAGAAGGGGATGCAGCTATACAAGGAAGTGATGAAAGAAGAACTAACCCTTCAATACGGTAAAAAAGCGAAACTTATCGGGCTTTATGTAAGAATCAGCTTTATTTATAATGAGGATGTTCTTAAAATAGAAGTCACCAATAACACGGCGATAACAAAGCAGGAAGAAACCAGACTGCGGCAAAAACTCGCATCAACGATGAAATACGACGATCTGATGCAATACTATATTGAAAATGCCGATGATACCGAAGGTGAGGGGATGGGAATAGCCCTCATCATTATTCTTCTGAAAGGGGAAAAAATCGATCCGAATCTTTTCCGCATGAGTATCAAGGAAAATCTGACCACGGCAAGGATAGAAATTCCGATGAGTGATGATTATATCAGCGAAAGAGAAAAAAGAAGAAATATAAGACGTACTTCAAAAAAGAAGTAAAAGCCCGGTAGCGTCGCATTGATAAGCGTTTGACGATAATATATACAATATCTGTTGAGAGAGAAAGAGAACTTTGATGAAACAATCCAATCTTAAATTACTCGCCGTCTTTTTTTTGTCGATCGTACTCATCGCGTTCGAGATAGCTGTTATGCGGACATTTTCCGTCGGGAGCTGGTCTAATTTCGGTTCGATGGTTATCAGTATCGCGCTGCTCGGTTTCGGTCTTGCCGGAACACTCATCACGTTTCTCCAGAAGGCGATCAAAAAAAGACCCAACAAATGGCTGTCGACAACCGCCCTGCTTATCATGCCGTCGATGGCCGCCGCGCATGTCTTCGCACAATGGGTGCCGTTTAATCCGGTGATGCTCGTTTCGGATCTGGGGCAATTATGGTTTATCGCTCTTTATTATGTCATATATGCGGTCCCCTTCTTTTTTGGTGCGATGTTTATCGGGGTTGCCTTTATCGCCCTCAGCAGCAAGATTCACAAACTCTATTTCTGGAACATGGCGGGATCGGGAATCGGCGGGATTATAATCCTGGGGTGTATGTATCTTTTCCCGCCCGATATGCTTGTCATT
The sequence above is drawn from the Spirochaetales bacterium genome and encodes:
- a CDS encoding DNA repair protein; translation: MEKNKLTDIYRILYAAYGPQGWWPLKSTAGKDGSDERGYHRGIYRYPANDVEAGEIIIGSILTQNTSWKNAEYAIDNLIALNCLTLRAIADCPVPVLAEMIRSSGYYNQKAIKLKRTAEYMLELKRRQDCVVPKREELLGLWGIGYETADTILLYAYRRPWFVVDAYTKRILLRLGLISEAAAYTDIQELFHSQVEMNVDVYNEYHALIVRHAKHHCMKKPRCGACPLHGLCDMKKE